TGAGAAACATTTTCAATTGAAAGCTTGGGTATGTGTGACGGAAGACTTTGATGTGGTGAGGTTAACTAAAGAAATTCTGGAGTCCGCCACTGGGTCATTTCCTTCTTCTAATTCATTAGACTTGCTACAACTGAAACTTAAAGAAGCATTGAGCAACAAAAGATTCTTATTGGTTTTGGATGACATGTGGAATGAGGACTATGAGAGTTGGGATGTCTTAAGCACCACTTTTGCGTTTGGTAAACCAGGAAGCAAGATATTAGTTACAACACGGAACAAAGGTGTTTCGTCAATCGTGCGCACTGTAGAGAACGATCATGATCTAAAGGGTTTATCTGATGATGCTTGTTTTGCAATGGTTAAAAGGCACGCTTTCGTGGATGGAAATTCATGTGATGCAAATCAAAAGCTGGAATTATTTGGACAAGAAATTGTGAATAAATGTAAGGGTTTACCTTTGGCTGTAAAGACACTTGCAGGCCTTTTGCGagataaaagggaaaatagtGAATGGAAAGATATTTTGGAAAATGAAATATGGGATTTAAAAGAAACTAAGATCCTTCCATCACTCATATTAAGCTATCATCATCTTCCACCACTTTTGAAGAGATGCTTTCAATATTGTGCTTTGTTTCCCAAAGACTATGTATTTAACAAGATTGAATCAGTCATGTTGTGGATTGCGGAAGGTATTGTTCAACCAAAATCAAAAGTGAAGAAACGGGTGGAAGATATAGGGGTTGGATATTTTGATGAACTATTTATGAGGTCCTTCTTTGAGTTATCTAATCTGAAACCTTCTAACTGGTGGACATACTCTTTTGTTATGCCAAAAAGTTATTTTACATATGATACACAATTTAATGACTTATCAATAGAATTTAGCATCAGGTCATTTTTTGAGTCATCCAGTAACACAGGATCAGGATTTGTGATGCATGGTCTAATCCATGACTTGGCAGAATATGTTTCTGATGGAATATATTGGAGGAGAGAGTATGATAAACCATCCAAAGTTCTTACAACCACTACCCGTCACTTGTCTTTCCTTACAAAGAATTTTAATGTTGAAGTGTCAGAATCTGAGGCTATGAATAAAAGCTTACGCACCATTGTGGATGTAGACCTCCCTTATGGTCGTGATGTGCAGGTTTTGACCACCATGAAACTCCAATTCCTACGTGTGCTACGTTTAAGAAAGTGTTGCAATCATGAGTTGCCTGAATCTATTGGCAAGTTGAGACATCTAAGGCTTCTTGATCTCTTGGGTTCTAACTTTGTGAGGTTACCTGACTCAATTACAACTCTTTACAATCTACAAACAATGGTCCTAATTGGCTGCTGGAGTCTTAAAGAGTTGCCTAAGGGTATGGGTAACCTCGTAAACCTTCGACATCTTTTTCTTCCCATATGGTCGATAGATGATGATTCCTATAACATACCATTAGGAGTGGGTAACTTAACTAATTTGCAGACATTGAGCACATTCGTTGCGGGATCAAAAAATAGTAGTGAATACTTGAGGTCCTTTTCCCAACAACTTCGTGGGAGTCTGGATATTACAAATTTGGAAAATATAGGCAATAATGTGATAGAAGCCATGGCGGTCAGTTTAAAGAACAGCCCACACCTTCTCGGGCTATGGTTGCGTTGGAGTCATTATGAAACCAAAGACTATTTTCCTGATTTGGGGAGATATGAGAAGGCAGAGGAGGATGTACTTGACCACTTACAACCTCCTACAAATCTTGAAGCAATATGGATTCAAAACTATGGTGGTACAAGATTCCCAAACTGGATGGAGCATCCTTCCTACTCTAATTTAAAGACCGTGAGTCTCCTTTTTTGTCGAAAATGCAAGTTCCTACCTTATCTTAGGCAACTGCCATTCCTCAAACACTTAGTCATCTACGGCTGCAGTGCTATAAAAATTATGGGAAGTGAGTTATATGAGGATATGTCATCAGCAGTTAATAAGCAATTTCAATCATTGGAGACGCTACGTATTAAATGGATGGATGAGTGGGAGAAGTGGACCGAAGTGGTGGAAAAAGATGAAAGTGTAGGACAATTCCCTTGCCTCCGAGTGTTGATTATAAAAAGTAGTCCCAAGCTAAGGATGTTCTCTCACCACTTTCCTAGCTTAGtggaattgaaaataaaagattgtGACAACCTAAGTGAACTACCGCGGATTCTTCCTTCGTTACAACAACTCAGTATCAGTGAATGTCCTAAATTGGTGGTAATTCCGAGTCTTCCATCCATTGAGAGGTTGTATTTATCCAAATGTGATGAAATAACTACATTGTCTACATCTAACCACCCATCatcagtagcagcagcagcaacaacaacaacaacaacaatggtaGCAACATTAGCACCACAGATACATGACTCATTACCTTGCCTCCGTGAGCTAAAAATTAAATGTTGCCCCAATTTGAGAGAATTACCATGCATCCTTCCTTCTTTAGAGTCACTCTCACTAGAAGATTGCAAGGAACTTTGTTTCCCTCCCATGCTTCCATCTATCAAGGAGTTGACATTGCAGAGGTGCAAGGGGAAGGCACTACTCAACAACAAAACGGTGCTTCATCTCTCATCACTTTCTTCCTTGACAATTGATGATGTGTCAGATCTCAAATCTCTGCCCAGTGGATTTATGCAACACCTGACATCACTTCAAGAGTTAAATATCTATTGGTGTAAAGAGCTTACAGTTCTTTGGCTAAATGAGATTGGGTTTGATCTCCTAGCTTCAAGCCTTCGACGTTTGTGCATTGTCGATTGTGACAACCTAGGGAAGCTACCTCAGGGCGTGTGCAATTTTAATTGCCTTGAAGAACTAATCATTATAAGGACTAGAGGACTCACAACCTTGCCTGAGAAGCTGCAGAACCTAATGTCTCTCCAAAAACTTGAAATCAGAAGTTGCCCTGCTCTTTTATCATTCCCAGAAACAGGGTTGCCCATTGGTCTTCAGCATTTTCATATCAGAGATTGCAAGAATCTGGAAGCTCTTCCCATGGAGCTACACACTCTAACGTCTCTCCAAACACTTGAAATCATGAGTTGCCCTGCTCTTGTGTCCTTCCCGGAAACAAGGTTACCAACTACGCTTCGAGAGCTATCGATTCAATATTGTGGAAAGCTAAATTCCTTGCACCAGGGACCGAACAAACTCACAAATCTTGAACTCCTCCGTAGCTTGGGCGTTCATAATCTGGCCTCTCTTGAGTTGCTCATTCTTGGTGGATATCCAGCTCTTGTGTCCTTTCCAAAGGGTTTGCTTCCCACCAATCTTAAGCAATTTTACATCAAGGACTGCCCAATTCTCGAATCCTTACATGAAGGACTCTCTGATGTAACCACTCTTGAAAAATTGAGTATCCAGAATTGTCCGATGGTAACACAACGGCGCCATGAGAAGAAAGGAGATATAGAGTGGTCCAAGATTGCTCAAATCCCTGAAGTAATAATAGATGGTGAATTGCAATAAAGCCTACCTAACCACATTAAGTCAGGTAATTCTTTTGCAATATGAaatgtat
This genomic stretch from Macadamia integrifolia cultivar HAES 741 unplaced genomic scaffold, SCU_Mint_v3 scaffold1677, whole genome shotgun sequence harbors:
- the LOC122064529 gene encoding putative disease resistance RPP13-like protein 1, which gives rise to MSGMEQRFGGSSFLQGALDRFWSPELLDFIRQWKIDLDQVESLKRMSAMIEHLFDEAEVKQFSSNVVKLWLHHLIQLLYDAEDILDEFANELQRLKLESAHQTQQSGRESMVKDINETLEGIDQHPKVYNIAKELQGIKRFGSKVKDIHEKLKSVVQEDVALGLKSSMGFGSSRPKVFSERPPTSSLVNSSNVFGRDEDKWKIVKWLLSDKIASPSNINVNNLSVLPIVGMGGVGKTTLSQLVYNDQRVEKHFQLKAWVCVTEDFDVVRLTKEILESATGSFPSSNSLDLLQLKLKEALSNKRFLLVLDDMWNEDYESWDVLSTTFAFGKPGSKILVTTRNKGVSSIVRTVENDHDLKGLSDDACFAMVKRHAFVDGNSCDANQKLELFGQEIVNKCKGLPLAVKTLAGLLRDKRENSEWKDILENEIWDLKETKILPSLILSYHHLPPLLKRCFQYCALFPKDYVFNKIESVMLWIAEGIVQPKSKVKKRVEDIGVGYFDELFMRSFFELSNLKPSNWWTYSFVMPKSYFTYDTQFNDLSIEFSIRSFFESSSNTGSGFVMHGLIHDLAEYVSDGIYWRREYDKPSKVLTTTTRHLSFLTKNFNVEVSESEAMNKSLRTIVDVDLPYGRDVQVLTTMKLQFLRVLRLRKCCNHELPESIGKLRHLRLLDLLGSNFVRLPDSITTLYNLQTMVLIGCWSLKELPKGMGNLVNLRHLFLPIWSIDDDSYNIPLGVGNLTNLQTLSTFVAGSKNSSEYLRSFSQQLRGSLDITNLENIGNNVIEAMAVSLKNSPHLLGLWLRWSHYETKDYFPDLGRYEKAEEDVLDHLQPPTNLEAIWIQNYGGTRFPNWMEHPSYSNLKTVSLLFCRKCKFLPYLRQLPFLKHLVIYGCSAIKIMGSELYEDMSSAVNKQFQSLETLRIKWMDEWEKWTEVVEKDESVGQFPCLRVLIIKSSPKLRMFSHHFPSLVELKIKDCDNLSELPRILPSLQQLSISECPKLVVIPSLPSIERLYLSKCDEITTLSTSNHPSSVAAAATTTTTTMVATLAPQIHDSLPCLRELKIKCCPNLRELPCILPSLESLSLEDCKELCFPPMLPSIKELTLQRCKGKALLNNKTVLHLSSLSSLTIDDVSDLKSLPSGFMQHLTSLQELNIYWCKELTVLWLNEIGFDLLASSLRRLCIVDCDNLGKLPQGVCNFNCLEELIIIRTRGLTTLPEKLQNLMSLQKLEIRSCPALLSFPETGLPIGLQHFHIRDCKNLEALPMELHTLTSLQTLEIMSCPALVSFPETRLPTTLRELSIQYCGKLNSLHQGPNKLTNLELLRSLGVHNLASLELLILGGYPALVSFPKGLLPTNLKQFYIKDCPILESLHEGLSDVTTLEKLSIQNCPMVTQRRHEKKGDIEWSKIAQIPEVIIDGELQ